One Sodalinema gerasimenkoae IPPAS B-353 DNA segment encodes these proteins:
- a CDS encoding COP23 domain-containing protein, with protein sequence MNWGWAMMGAIAAFFVCPRISQGATPEISRHFGRGRAMPQPEMQRLPILSETPLEFLCNQDDQQLLLLVQTPTEPLPLLSWSLMGGSELAMTDPCLQASEQLQEAYYDDGVDYITLGRVDGQFVVCLVGDRRSGCNRHNILLTIPPLAVTRQSTTEAMMSQLFDLNFPETGGGQCDIDESVYVDLRQYLDRDRNQSPTLSCRCYCGFCVCPQ encoded by the coding sequence TTGAACTGGGGTTGGGCGATGATGGGGGCGATCGCCGCCTTCTTTGTCTGTCCTCGTATCAGTCAGGGGGCAACTCCTGAGATCTCCCGGCATTTTGGTCGCGGTCGAGCGATGCCTCAACCGGAGATGCAGCGGCTTCCTATCCTGTCTGAGACCCCTTTAGAATTTCTCTGTAACCAAGATGACCAGCAGTTGCTTTTGCTGGTGCAAACCCCGACAGAACCCTTGCCATTATTGAGTTGGTCGCTGATGGGTGGCTCGGAGTTGGCCATGACTGACCCCTGTTTGCAGGCATCAGAACAATTACAAGAGGCGTATTATGACGACGGGGTTGATTATATAACTCTCGGTCGCGTTGATGGGCAGTTTGTGGTCTGTCTAGTGGGAGATCGCCGTTCGGGTTGCAATCGCCATAACATTTTACTGACGATTCCGCCGTTAGCGGTGACTCGCCAATCTACAACGGAGGCGATGATGTCTCAACTGTTTGACCTGAATTTTCCTGAGACGGGTGGGGGACAGTGTGATATCGATGAGAGTGTGTATGTGGATCTACGGCAGTATCTCGATCGCGATCGCAACCAATCGCCGACGCTCTCCTGTCGCTGCTACTGTGGATTTTGTGTCTGTCCCCAATGA
- a CDS encoding ATP-dependent zinc protease family protein, whose amino-acid sequence MTVPKQPPKQAIGWREWLTLPELGIRQIKAKIDTGARSSALHAYDIKEISPKGDRPRICFKVHPQQRDTIIVVTAEADVLDRREVRNSGGKAELRYVILTPVQLGQQQWPIELTLTNRDVMGFRMLLGRQAVRGRFLVDPGHSYLLNPVPQHP is encoded by the coding sequence ATGACTGTTCCAAAACAACCCCCAAAACAAGCCATCGGTTGGCGGGAATGGCTCACCCTCCCCGAATTGGGAATCCGCCAGATTAAGGCTAAAATTGATACCGGTGCCCGATCCTCAGCCCTCCATGCTTACGATATTAAAGAGATCTCCCCCAAGGGCGATCGCCCGCGCATTTGCTTTAAAGTCCATCCCCAGCAACGGGATACAATAATAGTGGTCACCGCCGAGGCCGATGTACTCGATCGCCGCGAAGTCCGTAACTCTGGTGGCAAAGCTGAGTTGCGCTACGTGATTCTGACTCCCGTTCAACTTGGGCAACAGCAATGGCCCATTGAACTGACCCTAACCAATCGTGATGTCATGGGATTCCGGATGCTTCTCGGACGACAAGCCGTACGAGGACGCTTTCTCGTCGACCCCGGCCACTCCTATCTTCTCAACCCAGTTCCCCAGCACCCATAA
- the rimK gene encoding 30S ribosomal protein S6--L-glutamate ligase, giving the protein MKIVILSQNPALYSTKRLREAGEQRGHQMRVIDHLRCYMSITSHHPSIIYQGSPLTDVEAVIPRIGASHTFYGTAVVRQFEMMRVFTANESQAISRSRDKLRCLQILAREGIGLPVTGFAHSTKDIEGLIGIVNGAPLVIKLLEGTQGIGVVLAETKPAATSVIEAFRGLDANILVQEFIKEAKGADIRCFVVNDKVIASMKRQGAPGEFRSNVHRGGKAEKIKLTPEERSTAVRAAKAMGLKIAGVDLLRSNHGPVVMEVNSSPGLEGIEGSTGVDVAGKIIEFLEKKAGASAPRDRIPY; this is encoded by the coding sequence ATGAAAATTGTCATCCTGTCCCAAAACCCCGCTCTCTATTCCACCAAACGACTTAGAGAAGCCGGAGAACAACGGGGCCATCAGATGCGAGTCATCGACCATCTGCGCTGTTACATGAGCATCACCTCCCATCATCCCTCGATTATTTATCAAGGGAGTCCCCTAACGGATGTTGAAGCCGTCATCCCCCGTATTGGTGCATCTCATACCTTTTACGGCACAGCAGTGGTTCGTCAATTTGAAATGATGAGAGTTTTCACTGCCAACGAATCCCAAGCCATTTCTCGGTCTCGGGACAAGTTACGTTGTTTGCAAATCCTCGCCCGCGAAGGAATTGGCTTACCCGTCACCGGTTTTGCCCACTCCACCAAAGACATTGAAGGTCTCATCGGCATCGTCAACGGTGCCCCCCTCGTCATCAAACTCCTAGAAGGAACGCAAGGAATTGGAGTTGTCCTCGCCGAAACCAAACCCGCCGCCACCTCCGTCATTGAAGCCTTCCGGGGTTTGGATGCGAACATCCTGGTGCAAGAGTTTATCAAAGAAGCCAAAGGCGCCGACATTCGCTGTTTCGTTGTCAACGACAAAGTCATTGCCTCCATGAAACGCCAAGGGGCCCCCGGAGAATTTCGCTCCAATGTCCATCGGGGAGGCAAAGCCGAAAAAATCAAACTCACCCCCGAAGAACGCAGCACTGCCGTCCGCGCGGCCAAAGCCATGGGGCTAAAAATTGCCGGAGTCGATTTATTGCGCTCCAACCACGGCCCCGTCGTCATGGAAGTTAACTCATCCCCCGGCTTAGAAGGAATCGAAGGCTCAACTGGGGTTGACGTCGCCGGTAAAATCATTGAGTTCCTAGAGAAAAAGGCCGGCGCCAGCGCCCCCCGCGATCGCATCCCCTACTAA
- a CDS encoding succinylglutamate desuccinylase/aspartoacylase family protein, whose translation MPPFQIGGTEVSPHSRRQIELPVARLPTQTPVSLPINVIRGTQEGPVLWVSAAIHGDEINGVEIVRRLMDLVTPESLRGTVIMVPIVNVFGFIEQSRYLPDRRDLNRSFPGSSRGSLASRLASLFMKEVVSQSTHGIDLHTASDHRVNLPQIRANLQDSETHRCAIAFGAPVVIHSTTRDGSLRQAATKQGIPVLLYEAGEALRFNPQAIQLGVEGVLRVMSVLGMYNHNPNPAPVPPVEVQKTQWLRSPQGGILLLQVKLGQPVQKREKLGVIVDVFGNIRAKVSAPCDGLIIGMTQNPLVNQGDGIVHIARFPNLLG comes from the coding sequence ATGCCCCCATTTCAAATCGGCGGAACCGAGGTTTCGCCCCATTCTCGCCGACAAATTGAACTTCCCGTCGCTCGCCTACCGACACAAACCCCAGTCTCCCTCCCCATTAACGTGATTCGTGGCACCCAAGAGGGGCCAGTGCTTTGGGTGAGTGCCGCCATTCATGGGGATGAAATTAACGGCGTGGAGATTGTGCGCCGGTTGATGGATTTAGTCACCCCTGAATCCTTGCGGGGAACTGTCATTATGGTTCCCATTGTCAATGTCTTTGGCTTTATTGAACAATCTCGCTATCTGCCAGACCGCCGTGACCTCAATCGCTCCTTTCCGGGGTCTTCTCGCGGTTCCCTGGCCTCTCGCTTAGCCAGTTTGTTCATGAAGGAGGTGGTTTCTCAGTCAACTCATGGCATTGATTTACATACTGCCTCCGACCACCGGGTGAATTTACCCCAAATTCGCGCCAACTTACAGGATTCAGAAACCCATCGTTGTGCGATCGCCTTCGGGGCCCCGGTCGTCATTCACTCCACCACCCGCGATGGCTCTCTACGTCAAGCTGCAACCAAACAGGGGATTCCCGTCTTACTCTATGAAGCCGGAGAAGCCTTGCGCTTTAATCCCCAAGCGATTCAGTTAGGGGTTGAAGGGGTCTTGCGGGTGATGTCAGTTTTGGGAATGTATAACCACAATCCCAATCCCGCCCCCGTTCCCCCCGTAGAGGTGCAAAAAACCCAATGGCTGCGATCGCCCCAGGGGGGAATCCTCCTCCTGCAAGTCAAACTGGGCCAACCGGTGCAAAAACGGGAAAAACTCGGCGTGATTGTCGATGTCTTCGGCAATATCCGCGCCAAAGTCAGTGCCCCCTGCGATGGACTCATCATCGGCATGACCCAAAATCCCCTCGTCAATCAGGGGGATGGAATTGTCCATATTGCACGCTTTCCCAATTTATTGGGTTGA
- a CDS encoding PadR family transcriptional regulator gives MIYQIEMLELCALGLLQREPVHGYRLKQDLELFMSSCLSVNYGAIYPLLHRLEERGYIDSSIEESPESGSSRKTYNVTPEGQARWQTLMAQQPRDSWVNSRSRFMVKFFFFRDIDPQLRLKLLKARIRACEERQDLVYSQEFGSDAYQQAAWERHLQMLMGELHWLQDQLNREQGQQSPDTQESSSNHAIH, from the coding sequence TTGATATACCAAATTGAGATGCTAGAACTCTGCGCCCTCGGCTTGCTGCAACGAGAACCTGTCCATGGCTACCGCCTCAAACAGGACTTAGAGCTGTTTATGAGTAGCTGTCTGAGCGTGAACTATGGAGCCATTTACCCGTTGCTACATCGCCTAGAAGAGCGTGGCTATATCGACAGCAGCATCGAAGAGAGTCCCGAGAGCGGTAGTTCGCGTAAAACCTACAACGTCACCCCCGAGGGTCAAGCCCGATGGCAAACCCTCATGGCCCAACAGCCGCGAGACAGTTGGGTGAACAGTCGTTCCCGATTCATGGTCAAGTTCTTTTTCTTTCGGGACATTGACCCCCAGTTGCGTCTAAAACTCCTCAAAGCACGGATTCGTGCCTGTGAAGAACGTCAAGACTTGGTGTATAGCCAAGAGTTTGGCAGTGATGCCTATCAGCAGGCCGCCTGGGAACGACATTTACAAATGCTGATGGGCGAACTTCATTGGCTTCAGGACCAACTCAACCGAGAACAGGGCCAACAGTCCCCTGACACTCAGGAGAGTTCCTCGAACCACGCCATTCACTAA
- a CDS encoding efflux RND transporter periplasmic adaptor subunit, which yields MQADHISPNQTSSETPESPIPVRERNNPPKWWLVLLLTVLLAGGAGFLGWQWWQSQQEAGQEQQQERPPTGVQIAPVETTTLQESSRFVGTLEAEQTANLRAEADGEIRSVFVRPGDVVTQGEPLAQLDRRSLEASLDQAQANINRAEARLAELRAGPRSEQIEQARARLRQAEADLQDAQTGASPSQVAQAESRIESAQASLDLARQRLDRFRSLEAQGAIPTDDLDEAQERYRTAESNLEEAQRRREELQQTRGSSVSRLSAQVQERRQALQELETGTRPEEIAQAQADLDAALADARSIEVSLEDTRILAPFSGTIGDLPLNVGDSVSRGDIFATLTQNDSLELRLSIPLERSNDLRLGLPVEVFEASDNPGDPLALGRVSFISPEVDAEAQTILVKVSFSNPEGRLRHRQFVRSRVIWGDRPDTVVIPTTAIMFEGERRFVFVAQPDGDQFIAERRQIELGQSQGDQSEVIEGLEPGDRLITSGLQQIRDGQPVAPTP from the coding sequence ATGCAAGCGGATCACATCTCCCCCAATCAAACCTCAAGCGAAACCCCAGAGTCTCCCATTCCCGTCCGGGAACGCAACAATCCCCCCAAATGGTGGCTAGTCCTCCTCCTAACCGTTCTCTTAGCCGGTGGTGCAGGATTTTTAGGCTGGCAATGGTGGCAATCCCAACAGGAGGCGGGACAGGAACAGCAACAAGAGAGACCCCCTACGGGGGTACAAATCGCCCCCGTTGAAACCACGACCCTACAAGAGAGTTCCCGATTTGTTGGAACCCTAGAAGCCGAACAAACCGCCAATTTACGGGCCGAAGCCGATGGGGAAATTCGCAGTGTCTTCGTCCGTCCCGGAGATGTTGTCACCCAGGGGGAACCCTTAGCACAACTCGATCGCCGTTCCCTAGAGGCCAGCCTCGACCAAGCTCAAGCCAACATCAACCGAGCCGAGGCCCGACTGGCGGAACTACGAGCGGGTCCGCGTTCGGAACAAATTGAACAGGCCCGGGCGCGACTGCGACAAGCTGAAGCCGACCTACAAGATGCCCAAACCGGCGCCAGTCCCTCACAGGTTGCCCAGGCTGAATCACGCATCGAATCCGCCCAAGCCAGTCTCGATCTGGCTCGACAACGGCTCGATCGCTTCCGTAGCCTGGAAGCTCAGGGGGCCATTCCCACCGATGACCTGGACGAAGCCCAAGAACGCTATCGTACCGCCGAGTCGAATCTAGAAGAAGCCCAACGGCGGCGGGAAGAACTCCAACAAACCCGGGGTAGCAGCGTTAGCCGTCTATCGGCACAAGTGCAGGAGCGGCGGCAAGCCCTACAAGAACTTGAAACCGGGACCCGTCCCGAAGAAATTGCTCAAGCGCAAGCGGACTTAGATGCTGCTTTAGCTGATGCTCGCTCCATTGAAGTGAGTCTGGAAGACACACGGATTCTCGCCCCTTTCAGCGGAACCATCGGGGATTTACCGTTAAATGTCGGCGATTCCGTCAGTCGTGGGGATATCTTCGCCACCCTCACTCAAAACGACAGCTTAGAACTGCGGCTATCAATTCCCCTAGAGCGCAGCAATGACCTCCGCTTAGGGCTACCAGTGGAAGTCTTCGAGGCCTCTGATAACCCAGGCGACCCCCTGGCCCTAGGACGGGTGAGTTTTATCTCCCCCGAAGTTGATGCTGAAGCCCAGACCATTTTAGTCAAAGTTAGCTTTAGTAATCCTGAGGGACGACTGCGACATCGTCAATTCGTGCGATCGCGGGTCATCTGGGGCGATCGCCCTGACACCGTCGTTATTCCCACCACCGCCATCATGTTTGAAGGGGAACGACGATTTGTCTTTGTCGCCCAACCAGACGGTGACCAATTCATTGCCGAACGGCGACAAATCGAACTCGGACAAAGCCAGGGTGACCAAAGCGAAGTCATCGAGGGTCTGGAACCGGGCGATCGCCTCATCACCTCCGGACTGCAACAAATCCGCGACGGCCAACCCGTTGCCCCTACCCCCTAA
- a CDS encoding efflux RND transporter permease subunit, with the protein MFYQFFIKRPVFASVCSLLLMLVGLVGYGSLPVQELPSIDPPVVSVTTTYPGANPSVVETEVTEILEGELNGVEGVRTLTSESREGVSSITVQFQLDQDIDIGAQEVQRSVSQVLGRLPDDVDSPVIRRESGDATPIIWFSLYGDDDSISTLELSDYVDRILVDALESVNGVSSVFVGGERRYAMRLWIDPQRLSARNLTILDVENVLRQENIELPSGRIEGERSEFSVRTLGRLQEPEDYEALVLRTTSNGTQIRFADVGYAEIGAEDDRSFVRFNGRPAVGLGVVKLATANTLEVAADARAEMERLRADFPPGINYEVAVDNSEFVQLAIDEVWSALYLASFLVVLVIFFFLRDWRATIIPAVTIPVSLISAFGVMFVLNFSINTLTLFALTLATGLVVDDTIVVLENIVRYIEQEEMKPYHAAMKGLEEVVFAVIATTVVLVAVFLPVGFATGVTGQLFAEFALTLAGSVIVSSFVALTLAPTLAARVLKSHSMLHGWIFDKVEDLLNATANFYASSLRLALSFKTVVVVAFVFSLGLLWILFTQIPQGFLPDEDRGQVLTIVNAPQGVTINYTDEVMQQVEAIYEEIPEVRYYFTIGAFGGGGPGQVNQGIAFVRLQPWEERTQPQQSQQALVGQLFGRFSQISDALIFPVNPPALPGAGLGQPVQMVLQGASLEQLAEISGDLAQRANALPELMNVDTSLKITQPEVTVAIDRQKAAALGINARDIANTLQILLGGQQITSFNRENRRYEVVVQAEERFRLSPDRLQELSLRTSEGELVPLGNLVRLETSTTPPQIEHYQRFRSATIEGSPAAGYSLGEAIAALQTLADEMVPADINTELAGESLEFQEAGDATAFIFGLAMAFIFLVLSAQFESYLDPIVVLLAVPLSLIGALGALLLAGLELNVYSQIGLIMLIGLATKNSILIVEFANQKRDEGLSIYRAVVEAGRIRFRPILMTAFSTIFGLMPLAFASGAGAASRVSIGMSVVGGMFVATILSLYVVPVFYLIINGVQTRLVRTLHLEPEH; encoded by the coding sequence ATGTTTTATCAGTTTTTCATTAAGCGCCCCGTCTTCGCCTCCGTTTGTTCCCTACTCTTGATGCTAGTGGGACTGGTGGGATACGGCAGCTTACCGGTCCAGGAACTGCCCAGTATTGACCCTCCCGTCGTCAGCGTTACCACCACCTATCCGGGGGCCAACCCCAGCGTGGTTGAAACGGAGGTCACCGAAATCCTCGAAGGGGAACTCAACGGCGTTGAAGGGGTGCGTACCCTGACCTCCGAAAGTCGCGAAGGCGTCAGTTCCATCACCGTTCAGTTTCAACTTGACCAAGACATCGATATTGGCGCTCAAGAAGTGCAGCGCAGCGTCTCTCAGGTCTTAGGACGACTCCCCGATGACGTGGACTCCCCCGTCATTCGTCGGGAATCCGGGGATGCGACCCCAATTATTTGGTTTAGTCTCTACGGCGATGATGACAGCATTAGCACCCTAGAACTGAGTGACTACGTCGATCGCATCCTCGTGGATGCCTTAGAAAGCGTCAATGGGGTGAGTAGCGTCTTCGTCGGCGGGGAACGGCGCTACGCCATGCGACTCTGGATCGACCCCCAACGACTTAGCGCCCGCAACCTCACGATCCTGGACGTCGAAAATGTGCTGCGCCAGGAAAACATCGAACTTCCCAGCGGTCGCATCGAAGGGGAACGTAGCGAATTTTCCGTGCGTACCCTCGGGCGACTCCAGGAACCCGAAGACTACGAAGCCCTCGTCCTCCGCACCACTAGCAACGGCACCCAAATTCGTTTTGCCGATGTCGGCTACGCCGAAATTGGTGCCGAAGACGATCGCTCCTTCGTGCGCTTTAACGGTCGTCCGGCTGTCGGCTTAGGGGTGGTGAAGCTGGCCACCGCCAACACCCTAGAAGTCGCCGCCGATGCTCGCGCCGAAATGGAACGACTGCGGGCGGACTTCCCACCGGGGATTAACTATGAGGTGGCCGTCGATAACTCGGAATTTGTGCAACTGGCGATCGATGAAGTCTGGAGCGCCCTGTATCTCGCCAGTTTCTTGGTGGTTTTAGTCATCTTCTTCTTCCTGCGAGACTGGCGGGCCACCATTATCCCCGCCGTGACCATTCCCGTGTCCCTGATTTCCGCCTTCGGGGTCATGTTTGTCTTGAACTTCTCCATCAATACCCTGACCCTGTTTGCCCTGACTCTCGCCACGGGGCTGGTGGTGGACGATACCATCGTGGTCTTAGAAAACATCGTCCGCTACATCGAACAGGAGGAGATGAAACCCTATCATGCCGCCATGAAGGGATTGGAAGAGGTGGTGTTTGCCGTCATCGCCACCACCGTAGTTCTCGTGGCGGTGTTCCTTCCCGTGGGTTTTGCCACTGGGGTGACAGGACAACTTTTTGCTGAATTTGCCCTCACCCTGGCGGGGTCAGTGATTGTCTCCTCCTTTGTTGCCCTCACCCTGGCCCCAACTCTCGCCGCCCGAGTCTTAAAATCTCACTCGATGCTGCATGGTTGGATTTTTGACAAAGTTGAAGACCTGCTCAATGCCACTGCCAATTTTTACGCCTCTAGTTTACGCCTAGCTCTATCCTTTAAAACTGTTGTTGTCGTCGCCTTTGTCTTTTCCCTGGGGTTACTGTGGATTTTATTCACACAAATTCCCCAAGGCTTTCTCCCCGACGAAGATCGCGGCCAGGTTCTCACCATTGTCAATGCGCCTCAGGGGGTCACCATTAACTACACCGACGAAGTAATGCAGCAAGTGGAAGCCATTTATGAGGAGATTCCCGAAGTCCGCTATTACTTCACCATCGGCGCCTTTGGGGGCGGGGGCCCAGGACAGGTCAATCAGGGGATTGCCTTTGTGCGGCTGCAACCCTGGGAGGAGCGAACACAACCGCAGCAGTCCCAACAGGCACTTGTGGGTCAGTTGTTTGGACGCTTCTCCCAGATTTCTGACGCTTTAATCTTCCCGGTGAATCCCCCCGCCTTACCGGGAGCTGGTCTGGGACAACCAGTACAGATGGTGTTACAAGGCGCTAGTTTGGAGCAATTGGCGGAGATTTCTGGAGATTTGGCACAACGGGCTAATGCACTCCCGGAATTGATGAACGTGGACACCAGCCTGAAAATCACCCAGCCTGAGGTGACGGTGGCCATTGACCGCCAAAAAGCGGCAGCCTTGGGAATTAATGCCCGCGATATTGCCAACACGCTACAAATTCTTCTAGGGGGACAGCAGATTACCAGTTTCAACCGAGAAAATCGTCGCTATGAAGTGGTGGTGCAGGCGGAGGAGCGCTTTCGTTTGAGTCCCGATCGCCTTCAGGAACTCTCCCTACGCACGAGTGAAGGGGAGTTAGTGCCTCTGGGCAACTTAGTCCGCTTAGAGACGAGTACTACCCCGCCCCAAATTGAACATTATCAGCGTTTCCGCTCCGCCACCATTGAGGGATCTCCAGCGGCGGGTTATAGTCTCGGGGAGGCGATCGCAGCCCTACAGACTCTGGCCGATGAGATGGTTCCTGCGGACATCAACACCGAGTTAGCGGGGGAGTCATTGGAGTTCCAGGAAGCCGGAGACGCCACGGCGTTTATTTTTGGATTAGCGATGGCGTTTATCTTTCTAGTGCTATCAGCTCAGTTCGAGAGTTATTTAGACCCAATTGTGGTCTTGTTGGCGGTTCCACTGTCGCTCATTGGGGCATTGGGTGCTTTATTGTTGGCAGGTTTGGAGTTGAATGTGTACAGCCAAATTGGTTTAATTATGCTGATTGGCTTAGCCACCAAAAACTCAATTTTGATTGTAGAGTTTGCTAATCAAAAACGAGATGAAGGACTGTCAATTTATCGAGCAGTTGTTGAAGCTGGTCGCATTCGTTTTCGACCGATTTTAATGACGGCTTTCTCCACCATTTTCGGCTTAATGCCCCTGGCCTTCGCCAGTGGTGCTGGGGCTGCCAGTCGAGTCTCCATCGGGATGTCGGTAGTGGGTGGGATGTTTGTGGCCACGATTTTAAGTCTTTACGTGGTTCCCGTGTTTTACCTGATTATCAACGGCGTACAAACCCGCTTAGTCCGCACCCTACACCTAGAACCAGAACATTGA
- a CDS encoding DUF3800 domain-containing protein: MSQPFAFYMDESGSPKPNPRDPARYFAVGGVLI; the protein is encoded by the coding sequence GTGAGTCAACCGTTTGCCTTTTACATGGATGAGAGTGGCAGTCCCAAGCCCAATCCTAGAGACCCAGCTCGCTACTTCGCTGTTGGGGGAGTTTTAATCTAG